Proteins encoded in a region of the Triticum dicoccoides isolate Atlit2015 ecotype Zavitan chromosome 3A, WEW_v2.0, whole genome shotgun sequence genome:
- the LOC119267971 gene encoding ubiquitin-conjugating enzyme E2 20-like, protein MARGENSESHGSGNVPAAPAPGAASASSGKQAPAAARGADGQSVVRRLQSELMALMMGGDPGVSAFPEGDNIFQWVGTIDGSAATAYEGTSYRLALAFPSDYPYKPPKVRFETPCFHPNVDNHGNICLDILQDKWSSAYDVRTILLSIQSLLGEPNNDSPLNTQAAALWANQEEFRKMVEKLYKPA, encoded by the exons ATGGCGAGGGGCGAGAACAGCGAGTCGCACGGCAGCGGCAACGTCCCGGCGGCCCCCGCACCAGGGGCAGCGTCAGCGTCCTCGGGGAAGCAGGCGCCGGCGGCTGCGCGTGGCGCGGACGGGCAGTCGGTGGTGCGGCGGCTGCAGTCGGAGCTGATGGCGCTGATGATGGGCGGCGACCCCGGGGTGTCGGCGTTCCCGGAGGGGGACAACATCTTCCAGTGGGTCGGCACCATCGACGGATCCGCCGCCACCGCGTACGAGGGCACCTCCTACCGCCTCGCGCTCGCCTTCCCCAGCGACTACCCCTACAAGCCGCCCAAGGTGCGGTTCGAGACCCCCTGCTTCCACCCCAACGTCGACAACCACGGCAACATCTGCCTCGACATCCTCCAGGACAAGTGGTCCTCCGCCTACGACGTCCGCACCATCCTCCTCTCCATCCAGAGCCTGCTCGGAG AGCCGAACAACGACTCCCCCCTGAACACACAGGCGGCCGCGCTCTGGGCGAATCAAGAAG AGTTCAggaagatggtggagaagctctacAAGCCGGCGTAA
- the LOC119271508 gene encoding uncharacterized protein LOC119271508 isoform X1, protein MRKSSLCLSPATGCGGQTRALAAAEKLPEESSPARMENRQNTGLKKRKLLRTVREQEPAIKEMCQALKEMESKVKNLRDDNNRLRGELLDKDRQLAVTRTLLVDRERQLTKTQTLLADREQQLEARTLLVDTKEFETEILRLKHLLAEGEPWRSGKAAAL, encoded by the exons ATGAGGAAAAGCTCCCTCTGTCTCTCTCCCGCGACTGGCTGCGGCGGCCAAACGAGGGCATTGGCGGCGGCAGAG AAGCTTCCAGAAGAATCTTCGCCCGCGCGGATGGAGAACCGACAGAATACTGGCCTCAAG AAGCGGAAGCTTCTGAGGACGGTGCGGGAGCAGGAGCCTGCTATCAAGGAGATGTGCCAAG CCCTGAAGGAGATGGAaagcaaggtcaagaacctccgggACGACAACAACCGGCTCCGCGGCGAGCT GCTCGACAAGGACCGGCAGCTTGCGGTGACGCGGACACTTTTAGTTGACAGGGAGCGTCAGCTTACGAAGACCCAGACACTTCTAGCTGACAGGGAGCAGCAGCTTGAGGCCCGGACACTTCTGGTTGACA CAAAGGAGTTTGAAACAGAAATTTTGAGGCTTAAGCATCTGTTggctgaaggggagccttggcgcagtggtaaagctgctgccttgtga
- the LOC119271508 gene encoding uncharacterized protein LOC119271508 isoform X2 codes for MRKSSLCLSPATGCGGQTRALAAAELPEESSPARMENRQNTGLKKRKLLRTVREQEPAIKEMCQALKEMESKVKNLRDDNNRLRGELLDKDRQLAVTRTLLVDRERQLTKTQTLLADREQQLEARTLLVDTKEFETEILRLKHLLAEGEPWRSGKAAAL; via the exons ATGAGGAAAAGCTCCCTCTGTCTCTCTCCCGCGACTGGCTGCGGCGGCCAAACGAGGGCATTGGCGGCGGCAGAG CTTCCAGAAGAATCTTCGCCCGCGCGGATGGAGAACCGACAGAATACTGGCCTCAAG AAGCGGAAGCTTCTGAGGACGGTGCGGGAGCAGGAGCCTGCTATCAAGGAGATGTGCCAAG CCCTGAAGGAGATGGAaagcaaggtcaagaacctccgggACGACAACAACCGGCTCCGCGGCGAGCT GCTCGACAAGGACCGGCAGCTTGCGGTGACGCGGACACTTTTAGTTGACAGGGAGCGTCAGCTTACGAAGACCCAGACACTTCTAGCTGACAGGGAGCAGCAGCTTGAGGCCCGGACACTTCTGGTTGACA CAAAGGAGTTTGAAACAGAAATTTTGAGGCTTAAGCATCTGTTggctgaaggggagccttggcgcagtggtaaagctgctgccttgtga